Sequence from the Brachionichthys hirsutus isolate HB-005 chromosome 4, CSIRO-AGI_Bhir_v1, whole genome shotgun sequence genome:
CGGGGAAGCTTGAAAGATTTATATCTATTTGCTACAGTAACACAATATCTAAACGCAGGACACGGTATTTAAAGTCTGAACATCAGCGGGACAAATGCCGTTGTTTCTCTCCATTAGGTTAGCTTCATGTGCTAAGAGGGATGAGGGCTAGCATTTTAAAGTGTCTGTTTATCAATATTCAAGCTTTAAAGATTCACAATTGCCTTTTGCAGGAACTTCAAATAAATACTATAAATGTCTTATGTTGACTTTTGTTCACACGTTTGTGTCATGAACTATTCCAGGAATGGAACCACTGGCTTAAACCTCGCTTCACCTCAGAAAGCAAGCTATATTTAGATGGTAATGAGAGAAGCCTTTCGATGTGTTCACATTTCATACCATAGTGATGCAGTTCTGGTACTACgtgtatttaattattattatttatttttttaaaagagtAAAGGCAAAATTTACAGGGCTATAAGTAATTTTATCAAGTATGTTCGAATCTTTGAAATAAGGGTAGACTTCCTTTGGTGCAAATGGTACAGAGTTAGCATTGGCATgcacaaaatgcaaataaattgtaCAGAATACTGTGTATTAATGTCAAATTATTGCATGGAAAACTACGTATTACATGTCACTGCGGATAAAGGTGGTTGGGTTTGTTTTAAACTAAGATTTCAACGGGCTTTTGAATGTCAACAAATGATGAATAAAGActagcattttaaaaaaaatattcccatCTGTGATATTTTTAATTCTGCAAAGCAACAAACAAgcggcatatatatatatatgtgtgtgtatataacaGTACTTGTGTCCAGACGCTACACAAACACGGTTCGCTATCGATCAGCTATCTAGTAGGAACCTTGTTGCTCTACTCCGTGCACCACACGGACGGAAAACTGGATGGGACACACTTCCGTAAACTCCGTCGCACACTTCCTACATTGTGCAGCCCGGTGAACACTGCGACAATAGAACAGAGTTCACTGCTCGCACAACGTTTTGGGCTCTTcgtaacatatatatatatctataatatatatatatatatatgtttctaTAATGGATCGCAGCCGATCTCACCAAAGGGCGGACGGAGAGAGGAAACTAAAAaacgaggagaagaagaagaagaaacgacggcggtcctcttcctcttcgtcgtCTTCCTCATCCAGCAGCAGGAGTCGAAGCAGATCGTCAAAGAAAGCGTCGCACAAAGTGAAAGGTTGGTCATAATCGAACCAGAAAGCTGTAGCAGCAGCTAAAACGTTGTTTACGTCCGTCTTCTGTGCTGTTCCCCTCAGATGTGGAAAGAAAGAAGCGCAAGAGAAActcttcttcgtcttcgtccgcctcttcttcctcctcctcctcttccagcgatgaaaaaagaaaaaagtctaAACGTAAAgccaagaaaaagaaggaaaaggcGAAGCTtaagaaacagaggaagaaggagaagagggaggagaagctgaagaagaagaaggaggagaagctggagaagaagaggaagatgaacgCGGAGGCCGTGGTGTCCTGCCCTCCGCCGGACAAGCCCCCATCCTATTTAGAGGCGTGGCCGACTGACGAGGGGGCAGTGGAGGTCGGACCTGGTGGGACATCCAATAACTTCACACCAGAGCGTTGTGTTTAATGTCTGCTTGTTCTAAATGTGTAGAAGGAACGTAATCAATTACTTTTGATGAACTCTGAGTATTGTCCCTCTGCAGCGATGACCGACGAGCAGAAGGCCCGACTCGCCACAAAGAGGCCGCTGACCAAGGAGGAGTACGAGGCCAGACAGAGCGTCATTCGTCGGGTGGTGGACCCCAAAACAGGACACACCCGGTAAGCGGCCACAAAAAAAGAGTTGGTGCATTCCATGAAGTGTCAGTGTGGGATAGCACAAAGTGgaattctgttctattctgttaTTGATGTCTGATTCTATGCGACACGCCCGCAGGCAAACCGGTCCTTTTGGTTCCTTTTGAAGCTGCAGTATCGTGCGGCTCGGCGCGTAGAACCCGTGAAGCCCTTTCGGTGTTAGATGTGCACGTTACCCACGGATACTAGCCCTAATAACTCTCTGGATGACCCTCTTCCTGATTTGCTCCGAGGACCTGACGTTCAGCATGTCTTTCTTTGCTGATAAATGGTTCAGGCTCGGGAGTCTTAACTTGCTTTGTCGACTGACATCGATTATGCAAGTTGTTCCTGAGCTCATGTCGTGACATGCTGCGTAGAATCACGATGGCTTTTTGTCAGAATGCCTCCCGAGGGACGGGAAGCCGCACCCGTTCAGCCCTGGTTTTAGCAACCATCTGTTCAAGGAACTTTCACCAGGTTTCATTTGTCTCCCTTAAATAACGGCAATTCCTGTTTGTTCCTCAAAGGCTGATAAGAGGAGAAGGGGAGATCATTGAGGAGATTGTCAGCCGggaaaagcacaaagaaaccaaCAAGGTATAAGCGAAAGTTTCAATGATGACTTTGTGAAATAAACCTAGTTTAATCAAACAATGACTTTCCATTCATCACACAGCAAGCCACCAAGGGAGACGGGAACGCCTTCCAGAGGAAACTGGGAATGAACAGATAGGACAAGCCTCTAAAACCTGAATCGCATGATTCCAGACGGGCTCCTGTGGTTTAGCTGTATAATAATGAAGGGGGTAATTATTTCCTCTTGATGTAGAAGTCCCTGCTGTTTGCAAAGGCGGTAAAGAGAAACGGAGGGCGTTGTCCCAGTTTGTTTACAATGATTGTTTTTTCCCTTCTACTTTTAAAGTGCAGTtcatgctgaagctgcagctgaagcagTTTCCCCCTGATCTGCTGTGTTTTAGATTTGTGATTCAGTCTGACCCTTGAgatgtcgtttttttttatggtaaATGGACTATTTACATTGTGCTAACGTAACGCCCGCTCACTGACTTGGTTTCCttctggttaaaaataaatctgcatttgAGTTGACTGAATCCAGGCAGTTTGTGTGAATTGCAATAGACCATATGCTCTGAAAATCAGCATCCTTGTAATCCAGTTGAGCCATATTATAGTTCATTAAAAGTTTTGAATGTGGGAAAAAAAGGCCCAAATTACATGGTGGTTCTTTATATGTCCTTTTATACACTGTACATATAACACAAGGGAATGGATCAAATGAAGTTATCCAAAGCCTACAAGATACACTCTGTACAATGAGAAGGTTAGGTGTGTGTGGCATGTACGGATACTCCCTGTTGGAACGGTTCTCGCGCCGCGCTGACCTTGAGATGGTGGTTTTTACCTGTGTTTGGTGAAATGCATCACATTTCTCCTTTGTACAATATcttcaaaaagaaaactgattaAGCCTTGTAAGAAAATATGGCCGTTTCCTACGACAGCTGGGTTTGCATGAACAGTCTGTTCTTTTCGATTAAGTGAATTTGAACGCGAGCAGCGTTCATTCCAGGCCTCGCAACACAACGTGGAAGTGTAAAGGCAGAAATGGGAGATGCAAGGCCTGTGGCAACGCGCGTGTCCGTAGCAGAATCGGCTCGATCGGTTGCCCAGGGGTTTCTAAACTTCACAGATACGCATCCTTTACATTCCCCTGGATTTTAATATCCAAGTAATTCAGATCTGAGGGAGGTGAATTTTGTTGAGTAATTGCTTTGTAATTTGAGTTTCGAGCTCAATCTGAAAAGGCCAAAGTGCAGAGGAAGTTTAGAATTATACCTTCCTTTACCAGGTAGGTTATAGAAAATGACCTTTACTCACCAATCCACGCCGAGTGGACTCAGAATCAAGTGTTCCTCATCCTCATAATAACCCAATATAATTCAACAGTACtgcaagctaaaaaaaaagaaccatcaGTTCCAATTAAAAGTGGTAAAGCTGATCATAACCTTGCAGGTAGCAGGAACGCATACGGAGTATTTAAGTATAGGTTTGGGGCGCCGTCATGGCAAAGCTCTGCTTTTTCTATGCGATAATAATAGCAGACGTGTTGACATGTAGAATATGTGCCTGTTAATCTGATTGTCAATGCACtgtctgacgtgtgtgtgtgcgtgtgtgtgtgtgtggttattaTTGCACGCTGGCCCTACTGCAGCATGTCTGATAGAGggacaaataaacatttgaattaaTAAGAAAGTTTTTTACCCCCATTGCAGAAATGAATGGCAAAACAGCATATTGTACAGAATTTACAGATCTTTCTTCCTCTAAAGGCGCGGCggaacagagaacagagaccCTTGAACAGAACTATGACCACATTCAATGCCTCATATACAGCTTAGGAACCAGAGAGAAGCCATAGCCCAAATCTACAAAACAGTTCAGAACAAACATACGATAGATGACCGAGCAATTCCAATACTTTACCACACAAATACCTCTGAGTTTTTGGATGCTGCAAATTatgtttaagggggggggggcagcaatacAGCTAAAGTgatcttaaaacacattttgttcacatatttcaatacattttaaaatatttatagtcTTAAATAGCAATAATTATCAACATTTATCAATAAAGTGTATCCTCAATGAGGAGGCGATTACACCCCCCCCGAGTAAAGAAGAAGACACTAAAAGCTGGTCTACAGTGGACCAGATACCAGATCTGCACTGTAACATAACTATGTACAAGCCTCCTTAAGGCATTCAACGACATACGTCCATTTCCTTCTGAGCCAGGAGGCCCCAGCTGTTCGGTTTCTCTTCATGCGCAGCATATCATTCTCCACGGTCTACTTTGGCACACGAACTGTACATCGGGAGACTTCCAGTGGAGATGTACGTTACTGATTCAGGGAGGGGCGGCAAGACGTGATGAAATCTCAGGAACAGTTTGAGCTGCAACCGTAATTAAAGGGTAATTACGCGGTTTGCTGTATCTGGATGGGTCTTTGGTCCGAGGGGcgaatagaaaatagaaaaaagaactgttatgtgtgtgtgtgttcacggaGGAGCAGAGCCGAGTCAGATAAATCTGGATTGAATGTGTTTCTAGTTGGTGTGACCAAACACACATTCAGCCAAAAGTATCAATTTAAatgatataatatatacattttatataatttaaatgtatacattttgtctgagtgtgtgttctTTGTGGACCTCATAAAAGCCGTCTGTACCCACTATGTGTCTTCGCATGGATTGTGACGCCTTGCAATCTCAAAGCCAAAAGGAAGAAGACCTTGTAGTCAAGACTTTATCAATGTTTACTTAACAGTAGAAGTAGTCTGGAATCACACAATGGAAGCTACATGTCCCTGTTTCAGGAGGCTTCTTTGCTCGCCTGCTGAGTTTAGACTTTGCTTTATAATAAATGGTGTTGAGTGGCAGAGCATTAGTTTTAAAGAGTGGTTCATAGCACCTATTGTTTTTATGGCCGTGTTAACCCAAGCTATGTGTTTTTTCACTCTCTGCATTTTACTATCATTTATCGTGAGTCTCTTTCTCAAGACTGTGTGTTGAAGTCGGTCTCCCAAAAGTCATTTTCAAGTCATCGTCCCTCATCTCATTTGGGGCTAAAGACGCCTGGATCCAGCTTGGTGCTGCCGCCGCGGCCCCAGCAGCTGGCCGTGATGCTCATGCTGCGCTGCGCCGCCCCCTGACTGTAACTGTGAGTCGACTCCACGCGCTCGCTGTCTGACTGGCTCTGCGTGCGTTCTGGTCTGCTGTGAACGCTGCCTGTTGGGGAGCTGGGGGCCGGTTGGGAGGAGATGGTGCGCAACAGGtggttcctcttcctcaggaagTCGCTGTTGGCGCCCAATCCAAAGCTGCCTTTTCGCAGGACCATCCGTGCCGTGCTGGACTTGGCCGGCCGGGAGCGGTGGATGAACTCCAGCTGGGACAAATGAGCTGCGTAACCTTCTGTGATAAACTGTCAACAGAATCAAGGGCAGACAGGCAAATATTTACACTCTTGTTCacgtaattattatttatatttattggtTGTACGACATTAAGTGATGATGAGAATCCCTAAGATGCTACCTGACACTGGTGCTGCATCTTCTTGGACGATCGGCCAACAATGTATATTTGGGAGGGAGTGAGACCAATGGAGGTGTAGACGGAGATGTCTTTGGTCGACCCGTAGCCGGCGAAGATCTTCATGTGAGCCTGGCATCAGTCAAATGAACATGAGCGTCATTGGCCATCGTGTATTTAACTAGACAACTGAGGGAATACTTCATTAAAAGCAAAAGCGATGTCACCGATActgcctcccttcctcccaGCCTCACCTCGGTCAGGGACTTGAGGAAGTTGGCCTTATGTCTGAGCGGGTCGTGGACCAGACCGTCGCAGAAGGACACAATGCCATGAGGGAAGTTGTGCTGCGACAACCAAGCTACGACCCGCTGCTTCTGCATGTCTGGTCGTCCCGTTACATAGATGATTAAATAGCCTAAATCCTGCCAGTGCCTGCAATGAAGGAGAGCAGCACCGACGTCAGGATGTAAAGAGCAAAAGCATTTATTCCGGAAGGAACACGAAAGCAGGAGCAGCCTGGTACCTGACGACGTCTACGGCTCCTGCCCGCACCTTGGGATCACTGCCCATGATCGATACACTGGCAGCAAACGACCCATCAATGCTGAATACCACAAACTCTGTGCTACAAGGAATGACTGTTAGGTAGCTGTCTGCAGATGTGTGGTCACctctgggggggaaaaaaaaggagaaaacacaGGTAGCAAGAAAATGCAGCAAGATAAAAGTCCAAGTGGAACTTCCACTtggatgcaaaataaaaagcgTTAAAACTTAGCATAGGTCAGGCAGGAAACGTGTGATGCATGTGTAATATTTAAACACCACAACAACACCAGCATGCAAGCACAAGCCAAGAGAGAAGGACTAAATCTCACCTGACAACCATTTTGACTGGGTAGACTCCAATCCTCAGGCGTTTGTCCTCCGGGATGACAAAAGACACGCGGCCACTGCTGTTGGTCACCTCTGTGTTGAAGTACATCCACTCTCCTGACGGAGGCTGGGTCATGATGTAAAGGTCAACCTGAACAGGGAACGCAAAGCCTTCAGCACAAATCGCATTATCACTGCGTTATCGACACAATTCGTGTGTTGCGAGGACAAAAAGGGTGAcgtcaccttctccgcagccaGAGTGACCATGTCCAGAGGGCCGTACATGAAGCGACCCGTCACCACCTGCTGGGAGTCTTCGGTGAAAACGGCATCGTTCACACGGTGGTTGGCCGTTACATTCTGTTGAAGGCGAGAAACACTCGCAGTGAAATTAAGTTCGGGCCTTGCGGTGTAACAGGATGCAAGTTAATCGGGCTATTTTCttggaagagagaaaggaatTCAGGATTTTCTGGTCACTTAAGTCACATGACACTGGCTTCATTTCAAAGCCTTTGCACGTTTGATACCAACCCTAATCTTCACGTGCGTTCTCTTGCGGAGCCACTTCTCTCGGGGTTTTGAGGGGGTGAATTCAGACACCTCTTTCCCGTCGAGCTCCAGGATGCTGGAGTTTTCATGCCTCATGACCTGCAAAAGTAAATTTCAATGACTCATCCTCAAGTATCTCAGAAAAGGAATTAAGAGTCAAATATTAACAgatcataaaaaaacaattccagTTATTCCAGCGTTAACTCACCTGTCTCAAGAGGAAAGACACAACATCAGTGGACTCCCAGTACGAGGCATGGAAAAGGTGCGGCAAAGCCACGGTCGGGAAAGCGGTCAGAGCATCGGGGCAGTACAGAGCGAAGTCCAGCCGCTTGGTGCCCCACCAACGGGCTGCAACTATGATGGGAATTGATGTGGTGATTAAAATTGACTGATTGAAGAATGTATGTGATGCCGTGCCACGTAAAAGATGCAACACCCCCTGAAACTAAAGCGGAAAAAAGAGCATTTCAGTGTCCAAACCAGAGTCACCACCAATCCTAGCAGCTCTTCAGCTAAAAGAGGGAAATCAGTCGTTCAGAATTGTTAATCACAGAGAAATCAAGTGCTGAAATGCAAAAGTGcgaaaggaagaagaagatcatAAGAACATTAGAAAAGGCAAGGTCTTGTATATTATTCACCATCAATGGTCTGATCTGAATCCTTATCAGTCATTTGGAAAAGAATTcaaaggggaagaaaaaaaaaaagaggcattCTTTAAAGAGAAGCTCTGCCTTTAAGATATTTGCACAGGATAGAGCAGCGCGCAGCGAAGAGCTCTAGGCTTGGGTTGAGTTCCAAAGTCCTCTCAACTATAAAAGTACCTTGCTCCACTTCAGTCTGGGAGTCCAGTGAGACCAGATCACATATAGCAGAGTCCAGCCCGGGTGACAGGCAGTTCTCGTACTGACCGGTGGGGATCTGACCTTCACTAGTCTCTGCCTCACTCCTCAGCTCTGCCGCTAGATCTGCGTCAGAAGATCCCGCGACCTCGTCAGCCACAGCTTTCTTACGGGACTTGGGAGGACTTTTCAAGAAGAATTTGTTTTGTGGGGAGAGGGCGAGTTGGGACAAAAGGCTGAAACCTTTGGATGGGTTAGTTTGGCATGACTTGGCTAtgggaagaaaacaaagagaaagaaaacacggTGGATGTGAGTTATTTACAGTTTATGACGGCACGCGCTGTTTGACGCATCTGGTGACAGCCTCCAGCAGAACGGTGATCTCTGAAAAAAAGAGCTCTCAGTGTAGTAACGAGTAAGGACGGGCGATGCTGTTCAACATCCCTCTGATGCTCTAGTATCATATTTAGCTTATGTACCTCTCCACATTGCAAGTACTAAAGGCCCCGTGCAGCTAATGTGAGATTACCGGGAACATaagtgaaagagagaaagagcgaggaGGGCGGTGAAGGACATTTTCACATGTATCAGGATACGAGTCGTCTCCTCAGCAAACGTTGCTACTAGGGATTGGACAATGCAGGGATGCAGCGCTCCTCCattgcatttacatttagacAGTGGATAAGCGTTAGACAGACAGTGAAACGTGGCACTAGGCTGGATTATTTTTGGGCTCTACCCTCTGCTCAGACTGGGATTTCACCAAGAGACGGAGAAAACACACGGCCTGACAAGATGATTATAATTCAGTGTTAGGTCTGGCTAAGCAGAAGGAGGAAAAGGAATAAGGCATTCATGCCCGTCTTGCTGACTCGACTACTCCAGCTGGagtgcatggtgtgtgtgtgtgtgcgtgtgcgtgtgtgcgtgtgtgtggagtcAGACTAACTAAGAGAGAGATAGACTTGCTGGATAACTGGACCAGTGTCCGTGTGAGTGGatgcgagagaaagagagaagctTGTTGGTTCTGAGAACACTTACTGTTGGCTATGTTGGTGGCAGTGTAACTGTCTGCCATTCCTGAGACCTGGCTGGCAATGCTGACCTCACTGGCCCTCCGCTGGCCCCGGGAGAGGGGGCCCGTTACAGGGGACGATGGGTACGAACTTTCCACGAAGACACCACCATGAGACTGAACAACATCCGCTATTGAGTCGAAACAGGGAGATGCCATTAGACAGAGACACATTAAGGGGATCGcccagtgatggggggggggggggggggacacggattaaggaggcaggagaggaaggtgaaggcAGGCATAACGGTTCCACAGGACAGCCAAGGTCAGTTTTATGTGGGAGCACACGCATGAGAACATAAAACACCGAGTGAACGTGAATCTGTTATAGTCACACCCACATGTTGGCATCTCTTCTCACAGAGAAGTCATTGCAATATCATGCTAAAATCATTTGACTTTGTAGGTGGACTTTTCAAAAAGTCATATCAAACGGCGTCTGACTATGATCACAAGGTGAAACATACAGCACGGTGTACTCAGAGACGCATAGACAGAAGTCCACACAGTGCACATTATGCAAACGCATCACAAGGCAGTGCAAGCTCATCTTCAAAACCTGTCCGACATTCAGGTGGCAGCAGAAATGCCCTCTGTTGACATCAATCATTTATTGCTGTGGACGTGATGCCATAAAAAGCCACAACACAAAACATCGAACATGACATGCATGACATTTTCCAAAGTATTCCCAGAGCATGTCTTAAAAACAGCAGTACAAtttccaaacaaacaaaaaaagcaactAGGAAAATAGCTTATCCTACAGGATAAGGAAGCTATTTTGATGAAAGACAAGGTGCGTTTGGAGCATAAATCCTCATCTATCAATGCTTCTTTCTCTGCGTTGATTTGAGCAATGGGAATACTTAGAAAGGACACGCAGGAGGAAATCTGAACATCCATGTGAGACAGGCAACAAAGCgtcaacagaaaacacagcgaGGAGAGACGCAGCTGAATGGGAGAGGCTACACACACTCCGTAGCGGCAGCTGCGGCTTTGAGGTAGCCCTCTTGCCAGTTTAGCACAGGCACAGGGATGCAGGTCTCACTGATCGTCTCACTGATCGTCTCCTGACAGCGAAAGGACAGGGAAGGCCCGCTGTCAAGCAGCAGCTGAGCGTTGCTCTGGACCGTCTCCACTACAGAGGGAGGCGGATTGGCAGAGGTCAAGGGCGAAGGTAGAGTGACACGTATGCAGATGTGGGGACAGGAGGccgagagaggaaggaagagagaggacAGGGAAGACAAGAACATATGAAGCAAGAACAAGTGAACATGAGACAAGAAAGCAGCAAAGCCCACATCTGCTGACAATTAGTTAAATACCATCAGGTAAATCTGAGATACGTATATTTAGTTGCACGGAATTCTCCAAATGGTTAAATCCTTTTCATTGTTCTTTATGACGGCGTTCAGCGTCTGCATTCAGAGACTCATAGTGTACTAATGAGATGTCTTCAAGGCACATTTGATCTGTGGCATGCATCCATGGAGACACCAAAGTGGTTTACTGTCAGGGTCCGTATCATCAGTTGGTCTTtgccattttatattacaacTATATGTTCGTGTAGATTCTTGGAATTTTACATCAGTGTCTGTGCACGCAAATTCACTctgtaaaaatgaaatggaatggCTTAATTAGCGAGGCTTTGCATAATTGGTGCAGACGTCTCACCCAGTAGGGCAGAGTTTCCATCTCCCAGAGGGAAACGTTGGTAACGGGGAACGTTGAAAGGGGGCAGAAGGTGAAATTTCCTCTCCAGAAGAGGCTCTAGACGGGAGGCCGAGGGATCGGCTGGATGGAAGAGGTTGTAGAGCTGCTGGCAGGCAGGCCTCAGCTGGGCCACTAGGGGGGGGGAGATCGAACCAGAGacatgagcgagagagagagatgaaccagagacatgagagagagagagtcgggactctcttccttttctttatcAACTTTCAAGTTATCTTCTCTTGAAAACATGATCTTTACACACTTTTAAGAGAAACAACATCTTTCTGATTATTTTTCAACAAACACCGGATTGCAGTTCTCTGTCCGAACTTACCATCCAGCATAGGGATGACAATCTTTCTCAGGGCGAGCACTAAGCCCAGCGGAGAGCCAAACAGGAAAAAGTCAGACACCTCAAACTCAAACTTCCCCGGGGAGCTTCCATCCAGCATGGTGCTGCTGCTCGACCTGCGTGAGACGCCGTCGCTGCGCAGCACACTCGAGTGCAAGCTGGCAGGACGGCACAAAGGCGTGGTCATGCTTGCaggattaaaaacacacaaagcaaggACTTCTCCCAGGTGAGGGGCTCAACACACCTGGACAGGAACGCCTGGTGCTGTTTAATTGTGTCCAGCTCGTACGTGGAAGAGTCGCTTCTCTTGCGTGGCAGGTGCTTCTTGGCATCGTCACTGGCGCTGGAGTGCGGGATGTCAATGTTGCTGCGACTGAGGTGGCGGCTGCCTTCCAGGGTGGGAGAGGCTGACCCGTGTCCGCTGTTGATGATGATGCCAGGAGAGAGGAGGTCCTGGTCCTAtaaggggggggtgggtggcTTATTGAACTGACTCAATGATATCATCGCCACAACGTCATTGGTGAAACACATTTCTGACACTCAGTTGAACTTGTTTTGTCTCCCACCTGCACGCTGACGACGCTCCCCCTGCGACTGCTGTTCTGGCTTTCATTAACCGTCTGATTGCTGCTACATAGAGCATCAAATCCCAGGATCCCTCCCACGCAGTCTCCAACGAGGCACACCTGAAGTCAAGTACAAATGGAAATAATCATATTATTGAAGGGgggcggcacggtggtgcagcggTTAGCCCTGTCGCCTAACGAGCaagggttcgaatcccatctgtgcagagttttgcatgttctccctgtatCTGTATATATGACGAtactttaaagaaaaataagcaAATACGCGACACAACTTGAGGAAACTGACCTGGCCGGAGAACGTTGCCCCATCCAGAGACTTTATGAAGTCCACGTACACCTGGTTGGCCCGGACGATGACGGTGGCCATGGCCTCCTGGTACTGCGGTGCAGAAGTGGCGAGGAGAGGCAGGGCTGCTAAGGGGATGTGGTCCTGGCTGCTGGACAGACAGCCCTCATCGTAGCTGTAAGGGCTGAGGCTGCATGAAAGAAGTTAGCTCAAACCTTCAATTCCTTATCCCGGACGACCGTAGCGTGCATGAAGACGTGTCCTCTCACTTTGACACCAACGAGAAGGCCTCGGCGCAGATGGCAGGGCAGGGTACCAAGCGGATGGCGATGCGTCCCAGCGCTGCGGGGTAGTGAACACGCATGACCGTGTCAAAAGCCGTACTGATTGTGTTGACGTCGGCCTGCTTGCTGTTCTGGTCCCCTCCGCCGGTGTCCAGGATGTTTCCTCCGTGCAGCACCAAGATCAGCACATGGATCTTTGAAGGCTGCAGAGACTGTTGAGACGAGCTCTCCTGagaacaggaaatgaaagaagTGGATGGAACGAGGAACAGACGGCTCTTTGTAGGATATTCAGTCAATTATATTCCAAGATTATATCATCgttataatacatatattccCTACATTTACATGTAAAAACATTCTTTTCTTCAGTATGATCAAAAACAACATGCTTACTGAGTGGGCAAAAATCACATGTTGCCCTATTTGGTTGAGTCAGATTTGTGGCCGTTTCAAATGTGGACAAAACAAGAACATGTTTCATACAAATGTTTTCACATCCAGACGGAAGCGAGAACCACGAAGGCAAACGGAACAGAACTCAGTCGAGCAGATACATCCACCACGAAGCAACAGGATCCATGGTAACTAGTTTATTCTTAATAGTCATAGCtggtaaagtaaaaaaaaaaaagaagcccatCTTACAATGCTCAAAACAGTTAAAAATTCCTCCCGCTTTATAgtgcaagtaaaaaaatatatatataaaaaagacatttccagaaacATGGATCGAAAACTGAATAGATTCTTCTCTGCCACAAAGTTTGATGAGCATTCACATTTGTAGTTTTGTGATCCTGCtgaaggcagacagacagactttcAAACAAACCAGTGAAAATACACCCTCGTTAGCAGAGGTAACAAACGTCAGACGGCGACAATGCTTCCTGAGGACGTCACATTAAATTGGACAATATAATGTGCAGTTTTGTCTTTCGAGT
This genomic interval carries:
- the arl6ip4 gene encoding ADP-ribosylation factor-like protein 6-interacting protein 4; translation: MDRSRSHQRADGERKLKNEEKKKKKRRRSSSSSSSSSSSSRSRSRSSKKASHKVKDVERKKRKRNSSSSSSASSSSSSSSSDEKRKKSKRKAKKKKEKAKLKKQRKKEKREEKLKKKKEEKLEKKRKMNAEAVVSCPPPDKPPSYLEAWPTDEGAVEVGPAMTDEQKARLATKRPLTKEEYEARQSVIRRVVDPKTGHTRLIRGEGEIIEEIVSREKHKETNKQATKGDGNAFQRKLGMNR
- the LOC137893316 gene encoding membrane-associated phosphatidylinositol transfer protein 2; the protein is MLIKEYRIPMPMSVEEYRIAQLYMIQKKSRDESCGEGSGVEILENKPYTDGPGGSGQYTHKVYHIGMHIPSWLRSILPKAALRVEEESWNAYPYTRTRYTCPFVEKFSIDIETYYKPDTGNQADVFNMSAAEKRQRTIDPIDIVTEPIPLYEYKAEEDTRLYKSVKTQRGPLRDDWIEEYNRNPGKTPIMCAYKLCKVEFRYWGMQSKIERFVHDVGLRKVMVRAHRQAWCWQDEWYGLTMEDIRQLELETQLALATKMAQFSQAEEATEANGGAPSPDKDLEAKETINSIEAEEVVVSSGGETLQPRGVLTKQWSTSSRSSRSSKRGASPSRHSISEWRMQSIARDSDDSSEEEFFDAHEDLSDSEDVLPKEITKWNSNELMDKIEAADTEETPDELLKEMTVDYERTTSEERLDEMRGSVSSQADSSRIPTITVTRHQPESSSQQSLQPSKIHVLILVLHGGNILDTGGGDQNSKQADVNTISTAFDTVMRVHYPAALGRIAIRLVPCPAICAEAFSLVSNLSPYSYDEGCLSSSQDHIPLAALPLLATSAPQYQEAMATVIVRANQVYVDFIKSLDGATFSGQVCLVGDCVGGILGFDALCSSNQTVNESQNSSRRGSVVSVQDQDLLSPGIIINSGHGSASPTLEGSRHLSRSNIDIPHSSASDDAKKHLPRKRSDSSTYELDTIKQHQAFLSSLHSSVLRSDGVSRRSSSSTMLDGSSPGKFEFEVSDFFLFGSPLGLVLALRKIVIPMLDVAQLRPACQQLYNLFHPADPSASRLEPLLERKFHLLPPFNVPRYQRFPLGDGNSALLVETVQSNAQLLLDSGPSLSFRCQETISETISETCIPVPVLNWQEGYLKAAAAATESDVVQSHGGVFVESSYPSSPVTGPLSRGQRRASEVSIASQVSGMADSYTATNIANTKSCQTNPSKGFSLLSQLALSPQNKFFLKSPPKSRKKAVADEVAGSSDADLAAELRSEAETSEGQIPTGQYENCLSPGLDSAICDLVSLDSQTEVEQVAARWWGTKRLDFALYCPDALTAFPTVALPHLFHASYWESTDVVSFLLRQVMRHENSSILELDGKEVSEFTPSKPREKWLRKRTHVKIRNVTANHRVNDAVFTEDSQQVVTGRFMYGPLDMVTLAAEKVDLYIMTQPPSGEWMYFNTEVTNSSGRVSFVIPEDKRLRIGVYPVKMVVRGDHTSADSYLTVIPCSTEFVVFSIDGSFAASVSIMGSDPKVRAGAVDVVRHWQDLGYLIIYVTGRPDMQKQRVVAWLSQHNFPHGIVSFCDGLVHDPLRHKANFLKSLTEAHMKIFAGYGSTKDISVYTSIGLTPSQIYIVGRSSKKMQHQCQFITEGYAAHLSQLEFIHRSRPAKSSTARMVLRKGSFGLGANSDFLRKRNHLLRTISSQPAPSSPTGSVHSRPERTQSQSDSERVESTHSYSQGAAQRSMSITASCWGRGGSTKLDPGVFSPK